One stretch of Arachis hypogaea cultivar Tifrunner chromosome 20, arahy.Tifrunner.gnm2.J5K5, whole genome shotgun sequence DNA includes these proteins:
- the LOC112784641 gene encoding probable carboxylesterase 1: MATITPLCSSVFKQHAFFRLMTPTPPRETNPAFTYSPKIHQSLSLSTAPNNKKHITLTAAATPPTKEIFHEFDFFVVYTDGTVEVLRPTPAFVPPFELHIKDAEITTTNPRLTARLFLPKNHDNKKLPVVLYFHGSGFCSRSALGPEYTNHLADIANQSNVLAVSVEYSKFPARPPPACYKEALASLDWIALHASGNGPEPWLNHHADLQRVFVAGNSAGGNITHYVVSQVGKTGPPKGINVEGAIMVHPFFGGLGEDRQWLYMCEDNEGPEDPRLKPAAEELNTFGCRRALVCVAETDPLRPAGENFFRDLKNSSWGGRVELELNKGIGHSDQVYKPYDENARLVVPRIATFINQQ, translated from the coding sequence ATGGCAACTATCACACCGTTGTGCTCCTCCGTCTTCAAGCAACATGCTTTCTTCCGTCTGATGACCCCTACGCCACCTCGGGAAACAAACCCTGCATTCACCTACAGCCCTAAGATTCATCAATCTCTCTCTCTAAGCACTGCaccaaacaacaaaaaacacataaCGTTAACAGCGGCAGCTACCCCGCCGACAAAGGAGATATTTCACGAGTTCGACTTCTTTGTTGTCTACACAGACGGAACCGTGGAGGTCCTCCGTCCTACACCAGCATTCGTTCCTCCCTTCGAACTCCACATCAAGGATGCTGAAATCACCACCACCAACCCCCGCCTCACCGCTCGCCTCTTCCTCCCAAAAAACCACGACAACAAAAAACTCCCTGTCGTCCTCTACTTCCATGGGAGTGGCTTCTGCTCCAGGTCCGCCCTCGGTCCAGAATATACCAACCATCTCGCCGACATCGCCAATCAATCCAACGTCCTTGCTGTCTCCGTAGAGTACTCCAAGTTCCCGGCCCGACCACCACCTGCGTGCTACAAGGAGGCCCTGGCCTCCCTCGATTGGATCGCGTTGCATGCAAGCGGGAACGGGCCGGAGCCTTGGCTAAACCACCACGCCGACCTGCAGCGTGTTTTCGTCGCCGGAAACAGTGCCGGCGGTAACATCACCCATTACGTGGTCAGCCAAGTGGGAAAAACAGGACCACCGAAGGGTATAAATGTGGAGGGTGCGATTATGGTGCACCCTTTCTTTGGTGGATTAGGGGAAGATAGGCAGTGGCTGTATATGTGCGAGGATAATGAGGGGCCGGAGGATCCAAGGCTGAAACCGGCGGCGGAAGAATTAAATACATTTGGGTGTAGGAGGGCTTTGGTGTGTGTAGCGGAGACTGATCCGTTGAGACCTGCTGGAGAGAACTTCTTTAGGGATCTGAAGAATAGTAGTTGGGGTGGGCGTGTTGAGCTGGAACTGAATAAGGGTATTGGACATTCCGATCAAGTTTATAAGCCATATGACGAAAACGCTCGTCTCGTCGTGCCAAGGATTGCTACTTTCATTAATCAACAATAA